From the Acipenser ruthenus chromosome 5, fAciRut3.2 maternal haplotype, whole genome shotgun sequence genome, the window AATACCATtggtttttacatacagtattcacCAATCCAAGTTAAAATAAATCACCAAGGACTTTTAGGATTTTGTTCACAGTAATTGGTTGCCCTTAGAAATTTTATTGACGTGATGGGCCTATGCAGTACCTGAAATTTGTCTTTTGAAATTACTcatcctgtttctttaaccaaatacaattaataaatggaTAAAAAGTGTAAATGGTCTAATTGAACGCTCAGCTTAGTTGTAAATACCTGTGCACCAGCGCTTCAGGAATTTCAACAGATACAATCTGCATTGCTGGAAAAAGCCTACCTTATGTATTGTTGGGAAATGATTTAGTATGTACGAATTAATATTTTCCATTCACAAGGTATGGCAACATAGTTACTAAAGTGCTGCAATCATTAGTTTCAGTAATTGGTAGGTGGAGTAAAGAAATCTTCAACATATCTGTGCAGGTACGGTACTGGTATGCACTACTTCTTTTAGTTTCTGCTGAGGTACTTGCTTCAGGAAAGGGAGTGGCAAGGACAGGGTGTTCTCTTCTTTAGACTGCTGAATGCTTCTCTCCTACAGTGACCTGAGCTGTAACCATGGATATGCACAGACTGGTTTTTCAAGCTGTGCAGCATTCTAGGTTGTAGCTTATGTGGCTACATACAAGTGCTTCCTCCTCCTGAGAAATAAACTGATTAATCCTTTGCAGGCAGTACAGGCACAACTTTCTCATGTGTTTGgtttatgaatcaccctgcaTACAATAGGTAAAAAAAATTTCATATCTTGTGCTGCACAAACAGGTTATTGGATTGTTTGggttgagctctccacagaaatcaggtctTTGGTGCTGATTGATCTAGTTTACTATTTCAAGTGAAACGGGAATCAGCTGCttggattttatatataaatttgttggtacccttacagctcattgaaataatgcttcattcctcctgaaaagtgattaaattaaaagctattttatcatgtatacttgcatgcctttggtatgtcatagaataaagcaaagaagctgtgaaaagagatgaattattgcttattctacaaaaatattctaaaatggcctggacacatttgttggtaccccttagaaaagataataaataattggattatagtgatatttcaaactaattagtttctttaattagtatcaaacatgtctccaatcttgtaatcagtcattcagcctatttaaatggagaaaagtagtcactgtgctgtttggtatcattgtgtgcaccacactgaacatggaccagagaaagcaaaggagagagttgtctgaggagatcagaaagaaaataatagacaagcatggtaaaggtaaaggctacaagaccatctccaagcagcttgatgttcctgtgacaacagttgcaaatattattaagaagtttaaggtccatggaactgtagccaacctccctgggcgcggccgcaagaggaaaatcgaccccagattgaacagaaggatagtgtgaatggtagaaaaagaaccaaggataactgccaaagagatacaagctgaactccaaggtgaaggtacgtcagtttctgatcgcaccatccgtcgctttttgagcgaaagtgggctccatggaagaagacccaggaggactccacttttgaaagaaaaacataaaaaagacagactggaatttgctaaaatgcatattgacaagccacaatccttctgggagaatgtcctttggacagatgggTCAAatctggagctttttggcaagtcgcatcagctctatgttcacagacgaaaaaatgaagctttcaaagaaaagaacaccatacctacagtgaaacatggaggaggctcggttatgttttggggctgctttgctgcgcctggcacagggtgccttgaatctgtgcagggcacaatgaaatctcaagactatcaaggcattctggagcgaaacgtactgcccagtgtcagaaagctctgtctcagtcgcaggtcatgggtcctccaacaggataatgacccaaaacacacagctaaaagcacccaagaatggataagaacaaaacattggactattctgaagtggccttctatgagtcctgatctgaatcctatcgaacatctatggaaagagctgaaacttgcagtctggagaaggcacccatcaaacctgagacagctggagcagtttgctcaggaagagtgggccaaactacctgttaacaggtgcagaagtctcattgagagctacagaaaacgtttgattgcagtgattgcctcttaaggttgtgcaacaaaatattaggttagcggtcccatcatttttgtccatgccattttcatttgttttattatttacaatattatgttgaataaaaaatcaaaagcaaagtctgatttctattaaatatggaataaacaatggtggatgccaataacttttgtcagtttcaagttatttcagagaaaattgtgcattcttcgttttttgtggaggggtaccaacaaatttgagcacgtctgtatataaaatataatattacaCACAAATTACTTTTTAATATTAGGATAATGGCTTCATAATGAGAATGCAGGACCTATACCTTATCTAAAATAAcacaaggtagtccaagattagtgttaattggaGTCTGTAATTAGCCAATTTTAAAGAAATGTCTTGGTTATTGTCTTTCTCACCAAGATGAAGTTGCTAATTCCAATATCATACATCATAAGTTACACCACTTATTATTTTTCTGAATTCTAAATGTGCAGTTTACGTACAATACATAGGCATATGTAACTCCATGCTACGGTTCTATCTAAAATGAATAGCACTAATAAAGAAAAATGCCTAGCACCTGTGGATTTGATGCAATTAAAATCTGGGACACAGGCTTCTCTTGAAAACAATACTTAAGCATCTAACCTGTTAATTGCATTAAAGTAAACATGTTGCACAGTTAATGCTTGTACAGACTTGAGAATCAAGTAATCCTTTTGGCAACGTCCCAGATCAAGCTTGTCAGGCAATATCAGGAACATCAAAGtacacaggcattgaaatgttacatttacaAGATATAGATAACTTGTCCCAGTATATTCCATCAATAATTTTGGCATTTTGTGGTTTCATCAAGagtgtctcactgtgtgagtTGCCTTGAAACACTTCAGTGTTTTAATCAACTGATCTATACAGTTTTAGTCTATTTCAGATGTCATGCTTGGGCTTAAAAAATATGGAAGGTGTAACATGTAACTTATCATTTCAGACTAACTCCAAAGATTGGTTTCCCCTGGAGTGAAATTAGGAACATCTCCTTCAATGACAAGAAGTTCATTATAAAACCTATTGACAAGAAGGCTCCAGTAAGTACAACATCCTTATAAAGCAAGTCTAGTGCCCAGGATACAGGTCATTATTTTTAATACGCTACAGTAATATGCATATACTAGTTTAGTGGTTTGTATCTAAAATGTCTTTATGCCCGAAAAACAGGTTTTATTATTGCAGtcaaattttaaaacatgaccttATTTGGTTACCAACATTAGTGTTTTGGTGACCCATGACTATTGAATGGTGTACGTCAAAATCTAGTGGAAACAACCCACACATTCCTTGTAGAAGTTAAAAGGTAACTAACACAAATTACCCATCTTACAGTATTGTACCATTTccctgcttttatttatttgtttgtacaCTATTTAATTTTAACTATTTAAAAgaagttttttcttctttttatgtaAAATTATGCTTTCAGTTAGTCAGATTACTGCTAGAGCTAGGAAATCTCTGTGCAGTGTTTTGATGTTGCCATGGAAATCTTGTGTTGTGCCTATGAACATACCGTACATTGCAACAAGGTCCAATATTCCCTCTTGCTTGCTCACTCATTAGGGTTGCAACCAAAGAAAAACATCCTGTATTATCAAAACTAAAAATACTACATTTGCATATGTGCTATAAAGATTTTATTTCTGTACACAATGTCCTTTTTATGTTCCTTTAATCAATATAACTGACAAAACTGCACCTTCAGTATTAAACAAACTTGTGAAGCATAAAGGGAGAACTGGATGTGTTTTGCTGACCGCTAAATAAGGCTCACCTCAGTTTTACACTAAACTACCTAAACTGTGGTTTGTCTAATTCAGGTTCCAGTATAACCTGGCTCAAACCGCAGTACAATGAGTGCCTTGTTATCATTCCTTATGTGGTTGTTACTCATACTATGGATATGTATTTTGATGCCAAGAGGGTTGGTGATAGCTTGAGCAAAAAATAGTTGTTAAATtcaaattttaaacaaatgtagagCCGAGGGTTCACCGAAGATTGGTTGCTATAGCATTTGGCTGGTTGGCAATTGGTGTACATTAtttttgaaacattttaaaatgatttgacttaAATACTCAATATAGTAAACTGCAGTAGGTAATTCCATTCAAAATCTGTTTCTTCTCTCCTGTGAGTAAAAATTGACTTAACAGTTACAGAAGTGCAGTATCAGGTCACCTAGCAAAACGGAGTGTGCTAGTACAGAACAGAGAAAAAAGCAAGTGTAGCTTAAGGCAATCAGATAAACAAAACCCCCAAACAGGTTGCATGTAGAACTAAAGAGGATGGCAAAGTTGAGATTTGTGCTGTAGTCTTTAcaattgtatttgatttattttctccTTTGGTGTGGATATTCTTAGCACAAGTTATAGAGATAAGTGATGCAACCTGCTTCTCTGTGTTACTTTGCATTTTTACATGCTTATTTAATGGATATAGATGTTGGGTGATGTTTGTTACTGACATACAACCACAGTGTTGTAGATGGAAATGAAAAGCACATATATTAAAGTACTTTACCTTGGGTCATTCATTTTGGGTTATTGGATTCAGTAATTTCCGATTTTACAATCAGCATCTGTTTGCAGATGAAAGTATGTATTTAGACCTTCTCGTCTTTCCAATACAGTACCTTTTGGAAAGTGGCTTATTGTATTTCAGCCTGTGACCTATATGATTCATAATGTCAGCACTGGCAATATTTAAAGTGCGCTTGCAGAAGGTGCATCGTTTGTTTCTATCCCACAGGCCTGGTTTTGAAAGGGTTGACTATTGATGAAAGTTTGAGGCAGACAATAGGAAACctctttgttgtgtgttttcaggaCTTTGTGTTCTATTCGCCACGCCTGAGGATTAACAAGCGCGTCCTGCAGCTGTGCATGGGGAACCATGAGCTGTATATGCGGCGCAGGAAGCCTGACACCATCGAGGTGCAGCAGATGAAGGCACAAGCCCGTGATGAGAAGCACTACAAACAGATGGAGAGGTGGGTCTCCTACATGGCTGGGGTTATAGAGTAATTCATGTGTACTATTCTGTATAAGTTGCAATATCCTTGCTAGCTGACCTGCCTTATCCCTGATCTTGTTTAGTCCCCTTTATGTAAATAGGGCAAAGCTGCTTTTTAGGGTATTTTCAGTGAAAAAAAGAACTATGTAGAGAAAGCATAACATTGCATTATTGTCCTATTTTCATAGCATAATTTTGCTGTACTGTATGAATTTCTTAAAACGCCTGCCATGCTTTCTTTCTTGGTTTAAAAAGTATTTGTGGTAACTGTGGCTGCCACAagagaaaacattaaaaaaaaaaaaaaattaaatgcacttCTGATCTTTAGAACTAGAACGATTAACTGCTTATCTAAAAGATCTGTGTTTATACTTGAAACTTCCTTAAAACTGTAATAATCAGAATACACGAATATaacaatatttgaaaatatatatatttttccatcaGTTTTTCTTGATATGTTGTCAATTCCCAATTCCCACCTGTCTGTCAGTGTATTGCCACAGAAGTCTTGTGTAGTGCAGATACCCATCCACTCCCCACCCCCAAAATCATCAGTCCCTCAAGGAGTACAGTATCTGCTGAGTGCATGTTTGTCTGCATGTCACTTTTATTGTCCTCCCCTGCCTTTGTTAACACTGGTCTGCTCTTATCTACAGAGCACAGCTGGAGAGTGAGAAGAAGAAAAGGGAGACCATTGAGAAGGAGAAGGAGCAGATGGAGCGAGAGAAGAGAGAGCTTGAGATGAGGCTGCAACACTTCCAAGAGAAGACCattaaagcagagagaggtaagGCTCCGTATTCATACTTTCCGGGGAACTGGATTAAAAGAAAATAGGAAGCAGAGTGTGGGGCAGTACAAGGGTTGGTGGTGTTGGGGAGTGGGGTGGAACGACTGGTAAGGGATGGCCAGGGAGAAAACAAATCTTAGCAGTATGACATTATGCTGTGGACAAAATATCATAGTTCACATGTCATAATATTCAAAGGGTTGTGTGCTACATTTCTCTTAAGAGATTCGTCATAGTAATGGGTCTAGAGTTTGAGGGGTGGTGCTGTGCCCTAACTTCACAGACCCCTCCTGATTAACTCTTGGTCTTGTAGATTTGCAAGAGCAGATGAGGAGAGCCATTCAGCTGGAGGATGAGAGAAGAAAGGCAGAACAAGAGGCAGCGCGTCTGGAGGCTGATCGCCAGGCTGCGCTTTTAGCCAAGGAAGAACTGGCCAGGCAGGCTGAGGACCAAATGAAGAGCCAGGAGCAGCTGGCAAGTTATACATTGATACATCTGCTTCCAGGACTAGTTTCTTCTTTTAAAAGACTGAAACATGACTTGTGTTGCATTTTATCCTAACAAATTGTAGTTTGTGGAACAAGATACACAAGGATTTAAGGGGGTTTCTATTTAATTCATTCTGTTTttacttgattttattttataactgccTTGTTCATattgaatgttcatttctatTTTAGAAAAGTAACTTTATGACACAGCTGCAATACAGTGGTGCATAATGTGCTTTTTTTTGGTATCACTATTAAATTGGAACTGTTTTGTGAcaggctgcagagctggcagaATATACAGCCAAGATCGCACTTCTGGAGGAGTCCAAGAAGCGTAAGGAGGAGGAAGCTGACCAGTGGCAGCACAGAGTGAGTTTTCTGTTTCTGAGGCCCCAGTGCAACACCAAGTTACTTAACAGAAATATAATTTACAGTTTTGAGTggattctttttttcttaaacctttttttatggGCCATTATATTTCATATACAGTAACTTCACTTCAGAAAGATAATTTGAAACATacaactttgatttatttatttaaaagaaaaaaaaatgcttcagtgaGTTTGGGAAGTAAGCCAGTCTAGAGCTGGCATTGGTGGTATTAACCAAACACCTGGTTTCCTTTATTATTACTAATATGTGAACCTTTTATCCCCATCCTTTTCCTCAGGCCACGGAAGCCCAGAAGGACTTGGTAAAGACCAAAGAGGAACTGCACATGGTGATGACAGCCCCTCCAccaccaccccctcccccagTGTACGAGTTTGTGGAAGACAATGAGCAGGAGGATGTTGAGGAGACCAATAGCACCTACAGCGCCGAGCTGCAGTATGAGGGCATTGATGACCACCGCAAGGAGGAGAACCGGATCACTGAGGCCGAGAAGAACGAGCGCGTCCAGAAGCAGCTCATGGTAAGAACAATAATCCCATTCCCTGATCAGATGAAGTGTACCGCCTTCCAGTCGCCTCCCAACCCGTCTACTGAACAGATTAAATGTAAATTGAAAATGCAAAGCAGTTTTAAATTGTTGTACTGTAGAGCATCAGCCGTTTACAAAGAGAACATTCAATCCTTTCTTGTTATCGGTCCAATCTGTCCTAGGGTCAAAAGAGAAACACTTCCGTGTAatgtttctttttgcattttttgttttctttccttgATATATTTTTGGTAcaggatttttttaaataaattctaattttaaatacattattttttttgtttgcctcAATAAATTTCAAATagtgtttgtttgaatgtttatttgTTCCAGCACTAATCACTCCCCAACTGCAGTGTTTCAGTTCTTAATGGATTTCTGTCCCACTGTCTTCCCCAGGCTTTGAGTTCAGAGCTGGCCCAGGCCAGAGATGATAGTAAGAAGACCCACAATGACCTGATCCACACTGAGAACGTGAGGGTTGGCCGTGACAAGTACAAAACACTGAGGCAGATCCGACAAGGCAACACCAAGCAGAGGATCGATGAGTTTGAGGCTCTGTAAATCCCTTGCTGCACTGTGGGCTTGTAGGTACATACTGCAGTACACTGTCCCAAATGCAGATCTCTCACCTTTTTTGACTTTCTGAGTGGTCAATGTAGGAGCTTGTAgtattattgtaaaaaaataaataaataaaaattaaaacactgGTTTTCACCAAGCAACAGTATATCAGAGGACTGCTGATTCATATAGAGCGCAATACAGTTTGGTGATAACAGGTGtgaagattgattgattgattgactggttGATTGATTTAAAAGGcacaatgtgttttaattttataacATTCCAGTGCCAAAACTTATCAGATTTATTTCTTTcacaattattttagttttttggtaGC encodes:
- the LOC117403085 gene encoding ezrin-like isoform X1 gives rise to the protein MPKPINVRVTSMDAELEFAIQSNTTGKQLFDQVVKTIGLREVWYFGLQYVDSKGYQTWLKLDKKVSSQEVKKENPLQFKFRAKFFPEDVFEELIQDVTRRLFFLQVKESILSDEVYCPPETAVLLGSYAVQAKFGDFSMESNKPGYLSSERILPQRVLEQHTLSREQWEERIHVWHEEHRGMLKEDAMLEYLKIAQDLEMYGVNYFDIKNKKGTDLWLGVDALGVNIYEKEDKLTPKIGFPWSEIRNISFNDKKFIIKPIDKKAPDFVFYSPRLRINKRVLQLCMGNHELYMRRRKPDTIEVQQMKAQARDEKHYKQMERAQLESEKKKRETIEKEKEQMEREKRELEMRLQHFQEKTIKAERDLQEQMRRAIQLEDERRKAEQEAARLEADRQAALLAKEELARQAEDQMKSQEQLAAELAEYTAKIALLEESKKRKEEEADQWQHRATEAQKDLVKTKEELHMVMTAPPPPPPPPVYEFVEDNEQEDVEETNSTYSAELQYEGIDDHRKEENRITEAEKNERVQKQLMALSSELAQARDDSKKTHNDLIHTENVRVGRDKYKTLRQIRQGNTKQRIDEFEAL
- the LOC117403085 gene encoding ezrin-like isoform X2 — its product is MQSWSLPSSPTQPANSSSTSVLEQHTLSREQWEERIHVWHEEHRGMLKEDAMLEYLKIAQDLEMYGVNYFDIKNKKGTDLWLGVDALGVNIYEKEDKLTPKIGFPWSEIRNISFNDKKFIIKPIDKKAPDFVFYSPRLRINKRVLQLCMGNHELYMRRRKPDTIEVQQMKAQARDEKHYKQMERAQLESEKKKRETIEKEKEQMEREKRELEMRLQHFQEKTIKAERDLQEQMRRAIQLEDERRKAEQEAARLEADRQAALLAKEELARQAEDQMKSQEQLAAELAEYTAKIALLEESKKRKEEEADQWQHRATEAQKDLVKTKEELHMVMTAPPPPPPPPVYEFVEDNEQEDVEETNSTYSAELQYEGIDDHRKEENRITEAEKNERVQKQLMALSSELAQARDDSKKTHNDLIHTENVRVGRDKYKTLRQIRQGNTKQRIDEFEAL